In Glandiceps talaboti chromosome 4, keGlaTala1.1, whole genome shotgun sequence, a single window of DNA contains:
- the LOC144433631 gene encoding sperm-associated antigen 6 produces MSSRQVLQVFEQYQKSRTQFVQTIAELSSRPQNIETLQNAGVMSLLRPLLLDIVPTIQQTAALALGRLANYNDDLAEAVVKGDILPQLVYSLAEQNRFYKKAAAFVLRAVAKHSPQLAQSVVDCGALDALVICLEEFDPGVKESAAWALGYIARHNAELAQSVVDAGAVPLLVLCIQEPELSLKRIAASALSDICKHSPELAQTVVDAGAIAHLAQMILNPDAKLKRQVFSALSQIAKHSVDLAEMVVEAEIFPAVLTCLKDVDEYVRKNTATLIREIVKHTPELAQLVVNAGGVAAVVDYVGESSGNVRLPGVMMLGYVAAHSENLAMAVIVSKGVTQLAITLAEEPEDHIMAAAAWALGQIGRHTPEHAKAVAVANVLPRLLQCYLRADASEDLQTKSKKALKNILQKCVHLPALEPLLHDAPPNILKHVVGQFSKVLPHDAKARRLFVTSGGLKKVQEIKAEPGSALHEYINTINNCYPEEIVRYYSPGYSEQLLERVEQYQPVA; encoded by the exons ATGAGTTCAAGACAAGTTTTACAAG TGTTTGAACAATATCAGAAATCTCGGACACAGTTTGTCCAGACTATAGCAGAACTGTCATCTCGTCCACAGAACATTGAAACACTACAGAATGCAG GTGTTATGTCATTATTGCGTCCTTTGCTATTGGATATTGTACCAACCATACAGCAGACAGCAGCCCTAGCATTGGGTAGACTGGCTAACTACAATGATGATTTGGCAGAAGCTGTTGTCAAAGGTGATATCCTACCCCAGTTAGTCTACTCTCTTGCTGAACAAAAC AGATTTTATAAGAAGGCAGCTGCCTTTGTGCTGAGAGCTGTAGCCAAACATTCACCACAATTAGCACAGTCAGTTGTAGACTGTGGAGCTCTTGATGCATTGGTTATATGCTTGGAGGAGTTTGACCCTGGTGTGAAAGAATCTGCAGCCTGGGCATTGGGATATATTGCAAGACACAATGCTG AGTTAGCACAGTCTGTTGTTGATGCCGGTGCAGTTCCATTGTTAGTTTTGTGCATACAAGAACCTGAATTGTCTCTGAAGCGTATCGCAGCATCAGCATTGAGTGACATTTGTAAGCACTCACCAGAACTAGCACAGACCGTGGTTGATGCTGGAGCCATTGCTCACCTTGCTCAAATGATTCTCAACCCTGATGCCAAACTCAAG AGACAAGTGTTCTCAGCTTTGAGTCAGATTGCTAAGCATTCCGTTGACTTAGCTGAGATGGTGGTTGAAGCTGAGATTTTCCCCGCTGTCCTTACCTGTTTGAAAGATGTGGATGAGTACGTGCGTAAAAACACAGCAACATTGATTCGCGAGATCGTCAAGCATACACCAGAACTGGCTCAGTTAGTAGTGAATGCTGGTGGAGTAGCAGCCGTTGTAGACTACGTGGGTGAATCTAGTGGTAATGTACGCCTACCTGGTGTTATGATGCTTGGATATGTTGCTGCTCATTCTGAAAATCTAGCTATGGCTGTCATTGTGTCTAAG GGTGTAACTCAACTCGCCATAACTTTGGCTGAAGAACCAGAGGACCATATCATGGCTGCAGCAGCCTGGGCTTTAGGACAGATTGGACGTCATACTCCGGAACATGCTAAAGCTGTAGCAGTAGCCAATGTGTTGCCACGGTTACTGCAATGTTATCTCCGTGCTGATGCTTCCGAAGATCTCCAGACTAAG TCTAAAAAAGCCTTGAAGAACATTCTGCAGAAATGTGTCCATCTGCCAGCCTTGGAACCATTACTTCATGATGCACCACCCAACATACTCAAACATGTTGTTGGTCAATTCAGTAAAGTATTGCCACACGATGCTAAGGCTAGGAGACTGTTTGTCACAAGTGGTGGACTGAAGAAGGTACAAGAAATAAAAGCTGAACCTGGCAGTGCACTCCATGAATATATCAACACCATTAATAATTGTTATCCTGAAGAAATTGTCAG GTACTATTCACCAGGCTATTCAGAGCAACTGTTGGAACGAGTGGAACAATATCAACCGGTAGCCTAA
- the LOC144434210 gene encoding transmembrane protein 106B-like — protein sequence MSTQHFASSPINDYGSIQSPQNNRSSPVRSKDDAASGSSAEYKYEELHDGLTCPTCRGTGKIPRGQEDELVALIPYSDKRLRPRRTTLYVCIAIFICLAIAGLLIFFLFPREITLQASKVRTEDVKLNTTLGHEYLWLQLKVILDFDDKLKKSQGKMSEIQNHPMALTSHLLIHLKNTFNVTNNNFVAATLNQVTLQALYHDTVVGSSVTTSTATMQPRQSVQIFTQLNVTFSGSEAVVVT from the exons ATGAGCACGCAACATTTTGCCTCCTCACCCATTAATGATTATGGTAGTATACAATCTCCGCAAAATAACAGATCAAGTCCTGTTCGCAGCAAGGACGATGCAGCGTCAGGCAGTTCAGCTGAATACAAGTACGAAGAACTCCACGATGGCTTGACATGTCCGACATGTAGAGGAACGGGGAAAATTCCTCGAG GGCAAGAAGATGAATTGGTAGCTCTAATACCATACAGTGACAAACGTTTACGACCAAGGAGAAC GACATTATACGTCTGTATagcaatatttatttgtttggcCATAGCTGGTCTACTCATTTTCTTCCTATTCCCACGTGAGATAACGCTACAAGCAAGCAAAGTAAGAACTGAAGATGTAAAGCTGAATACAACACTTGGACATGAATATCTCTGGCTTCAGTTAAAAGTGA ttttggaCTTTGACGATAAACTGAAAAAATCACAGGGGAAAATGTCGGAAATTCAAAATCACCCAATGGCACTAACAAGCCATCTCTTGATTCACCTCAAG AATACATTTAATGttacaaataataattttgtaGCTGCCACACTCAACCAGGTGACTCTACAAGCACTGTATCATGATACAGTTGTTGGCAGTTCAGTGACGACTTCAACTGCCACTATGCAACCCAGACAATCAGTACAG atatttacacaACTCAATGTAACTTTCAGTGGATCAGAGGCAGTTGTTGTGACGTAA
- the LOC144433825 gene encoding lanC-like protein 2 — translation MSKRKRNADDVEDRREFANNFDDYQGESLVSADGQLYKDLSTHIQTCVPSMLVGMEEGLKYNSDERDYSIYTGVTGIALLYLHLYKIFDNEEYLKRAKSYVKTGLHQLHHRRQTFLCGDAGPLSVGAILYHIEGKEGRSMELLNKLKDMQVQVTSPEYGLPDEILYGKSGYLYALLFVQKQLGKDIITDELVQKVCNSILASGRSLAREQNCRSPLMYMWHEKYYIGAAHGMSGILYLLMQVDLPGVKEYYDSLIKPSIDFIDGLKYPSGNYPSSLSNRSDRLVQWCHGAPGVIYMLLQAYKTFGGDKYLDHAKQCADVIWQRGLLKKGYGICHGTAGNGYAFLALYNVTKDLKDLYRACKFAEWCTEYGKHGCRTPDRPYSLFEGMAGTIYFLSDMLTPSKARLPALEL, via the exons atgagTAAGAGAAAGCGTAATGCAGACGACGTTGAAGACAGAAGAGAGTTTGCGAACAATTTCGACGATTATCAAGGGGAATCGTTGGTGAGCGCAGACGGCCAG TTATATAAAGACTTGTCTACACATATTCAAACATGTGTACCATCAATGTTGGTTGGAATGGAAGAAGGTCTGAAGTATAACAGTGATGAGAGGGACTACTCTATTTATACTGGGGTCACAG gCATTGCTCTGCtctatttacatttgtacaagatatTTGATAATGAGGAATATCTGAAGAGAGCCAAAAGCTATGTAAAGACGGGCTTACATCAGTTACATCACAGACGACAAACTTTTCTGTGTGGAGATGCAGGGCCTTTATCTGTTGGAGCAATACTGTATCATATAGAAGGAAAAGAAGGAAGAAGCATGGAGCTGCTGAATAA ACTGAAAGACATGCAAGTACAAGTAACCAGTCCAGAATATGGTCTTCCAGATGAAATTTTATATGGCAAATCAGGCTACCTTTATGCATTACTCTTTGTTCAGAAACAACTTGGAAAGGATATCATCACAGATGAACTTGTTCAAAAG GTGTGTAACAGTATACTAGCATCAGGACGTTCATTAGCTAGAGAACAAAATTGCCGGTCTCCCCTGATGTATATGTGGcatgaaaaatattatattggTGCTGCACATGGAATGAGTGGAATACTGTATCTACTAATGCAG GTTGACTTACCAGGTGTAAAAGAGTACTATGACTCACTAATCAAACCATCCATAGATTTCATAGATGGATTAAAGTATCCATCAGGAAATTACCCATCATCCCTCAGTAACAGATCAGATAGGCTTGTACAATGGTGCCATGGTGCTCCAGGTGTTATTTATATGTTATTGCAGGCATACAAG ACTTTTGGAGGAGATAAATATCTTGATCATGCAAAGCAATGTGCTGATGTCATATGGCAGAGAGGATTACTGAAAAAGGGTTATGGTATATGTCATGGAACTGCTGGCAACGGCTATGCATTCCTAGCACTCTATAATGTTACCAAAGACCTTAAAGATTTATACAGAGCTTGTAAG TTTGCCGAATGGTGTACAGAATATGGTAAACATGGCTGCCGAACTCCAGACAGGCCTTACTCACTCTTTGAAG GTATGGCTGGAACTATTTACTTTCTATCAGATATGTTAACTCCAAGCAAAGCAAGACTGCCGGCACTAGAACTCTAG